TCGGGGATTCGGATTCGTTCTCGGGTATCGAGGCGCTGGCGGGCACAGGGTTGGACGACACGCTCTCCGGCGACGGGTTCGCCAACCGGCTGGAAGGTCAGGACGGCGCCGACACCCTGCTCGGCAATGACGGCGCCGACACGCTGGAAGGCGGCGCCGGAAACGACACGATCGGCGGCAGCGCCTTCGGCAATGGCGGCGACGACATCGTCTTCGGCGGCGACGGCGACGACCTGGTCTTCTCCGGCGACGGCGTCGACACGCTCTTCGGCGGGCTCGGCAGCGACACGCTGGACTTCTCGCCCGGCCTGCAGCCGGCGGTGGTTGACCTCTCCACCGGTGCGGTGGCCAATGACGGCAGCGGCAACGCCGAGACGGTCAGCGGCTTCGAGGCCGTGGTGGGCACCACCGGCGACGACACGCTGACCTTCGGCGCGGGCACGACGATGACCGGCGGCGCGGGCGATGATCTGTTCATCGTCGGCGACGGCATCGGGCTGAACAACACCATCACCGACTTCACCGCCGGCGCCGGCAGCCCGGACGTCATCGACCTCATCGCCTTCGGCTTCAGCAATCTCGCCGAGGTGCAGGGGGTGTCCAGCGACGACGGCACGAACACCACCATCCAGCTCGACGGCGACGACGCGCTGGTGCTGGAAAACGTGCTGGTCGCCGATCTGGCGGCCGACGACTTCGTCTTCGACTTCACGCCCACGGCGCAGTTCTCGGTCGACGACATCGACGGCACGAACGGCTTCTTCGTCGGCAGCAGCCAGAACAATACCGGCTTCGGCGAGTCCGGCGACGGCGTGGGCGACGTCAACGGCGACGGCCTGGACGATGTGCTGGTCGGCGCACCCTTCGGCAATGGCGGCAATGGCGAATCGTTCGTCCTGTTCGGCGATGCGGCGCCCGATCTCGACAATACCGAATCGGGCCTGATCGCCGGCGGCGGCGCCATCCGCGTCTTCGACAGCGGCGCCGGCGGCGGCGACAGAGCTGGCTATGACGTCACTTCGGTCGGGGACATGAACGGCGACGGCTTCCAGGATTTCGCTGTTGCCGCGCCGGGCTTCTACAGCGTCAACGGCTATGGTCAGGTGGCGGTGGTCTTCGGCGACGCCGACGGCCTCGGCCAGGATATCGATCTCGCCGGCCTCGACGGCGCCAACGGCTTCAGGGTCTCGCCAGGCAGCTCGGCGGCCTTCGACAGTTTCGCCTACAGCATCGCCGGCGGCGGCGACTTCAACGGCGACGGCTTCGACGACCTGATAATCACCGACGACAGTTACTATGGTAGTTATTCGGCCGCTGGCGGCGTGTTCGTGGTGTTCGGCAAGTCCGGCGGATTTGCGGCGAACGATGACATCTCGTCGATGATCTCGGCGGGCGAGGCGATGGCTATTCGCGGTGGCGTGACAAACAGCTATATCGGCACCGAGGCGAGCTTCATCGGCGACTTCAACGGCGACGGTTTCGACGACATCGCCTTCAGCCACTATCTCGGCGGAACAGGCGCGGGTAGCGATGCCGGCCGCGTGAGCGTGGTCTTCGGCGCGGCGCGCGCGACCGGCATCTACGATATCCAGAACCTGGTCGCCAGTGGTGACGCCTTCCAGCTTACCCAGGGCCAGAGCGGCGACTACCTGGGCGACGCGATCGCCGGGACCGGCGACGTCAATGGCGACGGCTTCGGCGACCTCCTGATTGGCGCCAGCAGCACCGATGTCGTCAATGGCGTCAATACCAACGAGGGCCGCGCCTTCCTGATCTTCGGCAACGCCAACGCCGCCGGCGCGCAGGCGGATCTCACCAATCTGCAAGCCGGCGAGGGCGTGTCCTTCGACGGTCTCGCGGCGGGGGATCGGCTGGGCTCCTCGGTCGACGGCGGCGGCGACTTCGACGGCGACGGCGTGGCCGATTTCGTGATCGGCGCCGAAGGCGTCGACTACGGCAGCTACAGCAATGTCGGCGAGGCCTATGTCATCTTCGGCCCCGGCCAGGCGGTTGCCGAGACGAGTTTCGACCTGTCCACGATCGACGGCACCGACGGCGTCACCATCACCTCTGCACCGG
The genomic region above belongs to Minwuia thermotolerans and contains:
- a CDS encoding FG-GAP repeat protein, with the translated sequence VDGGLGQDTIDYSSAQSNFAEAQNGVAVSLAFGIGRDAFGDVDLLSNIEHVRGTALDDVIEGDANANQLDGGDGDDEFLGGAGDDTFIGGNGFDEVAFDDDGASQGVNADLSLGGATDGFGDSDSFSGIEALAGTGLDDTLSGDGFANRLEGQDGADTLLGNDGADTLEGGAGNDTIGGSAFGNGGDDIVFGGDGDDLVFSGDGVDTLFGGLGSDTLDFSPGLQPAVVDLSTGAVANDGSGNAETVSGFEAVVGTTGDDTLTFGAGTTMTGGAGDDLFIVGDGIGLNNTITDFTAGAGSPDVIDLIAFGFSNLAEVQGVSSDDGTNTTIQLDGDDALVLENVLVADLAADDFVFDFTPTAQFSVDDIDGTNGFFVGSSQNNTGFGESGDGVGDVNGDGLDDVLVGAPFGNGGNGESFVLFGDAAPDLDNTESGLIAGGGAIRVFDSGAGGGDRAGYDVTSVGDMNGDGFQDFAVAAPGFYSVNGYGQVAVVFGDADGLGQDIDLAGLDGANGFRVSPGSSAAFDSFAYSIAGGGDFNGDGFDDLIITDDSYYGSYSAAGGVFVVFGKSGGFAANDDISSMISAGEAMAIRGGVTNSYIGTEASFIGDFNGDGFDDIAFSHYLGGTGAGSDAGRVSVVFGAARATGIYDIQNLVASGDAFQLTQGQSGDYLGDAIAGTGDVNGDGFGDLLIGASSTDVVNGVNTNEGRAFLIFGNANAAGAQADLTNLQAGEGVSFDGLAAGDRLGSSVDGGGDFDGDGVADFVIGAEGVDYGSYSNVGEAYVIFGPGQAVAETSFDLSTIDGTDGVTITSAPVDNIYLGQGVAMIGDINGDGFDDIAVTTRYDDAGAVSYDQIAIFFGLDSTGLAQAGDAGANALTGGADTDLLFGNAGDDTLTGNAGDDVLRGGTGNDSMVGGEGADLLEGGAGQDTLIGGNGADTLRPGANDGSGDIIRPGADSNLIEFIAPGEGFFALLYDDQSLGINASIGNISGTVVKSGGTDTLEGVNLIDGITGGLMLVGGTGDDTVSADLIDFNEFFQFRGGA